The nucleotide sequence AATCGGGGGCGTCATGCTCCTGATCACGCTGGCTCAGATCGCCTGCTCGATTCTCGCGGTCTGGTTCGGCGCACGCGCGGCCATGCGCACGGGCCGCGACCTCCGCGAGGCCGTCTTCGTCCGCGTCGGGGCGTTCTCCGAGCGCGAGGTGACGCGCTTCGGGCCGCCCTCGCTGATCACGCGCAACACGAACGACGTCCAGCAGGTGCAGATGCTGGTGCTGATGAGCTGCACGCTCCTGGTGTCCGCACCCATCCTCTGCATCGGAGGCATCATCCTCGCGATCCAGCAAAGCCCGGGCCTCTCCTGGATCATCGCGGTCAGCGTGCCCGTGCTCCTGGTCTGCGTCGGCCTCATCATCACGCGCATGGTGCCCCAGTTCCGCCGGATGCAGGCGCGCATCGACACCGTCAACCGCGTCCTCCGCGAGCAGCTGACCGGCATCCGGGTCGTGCGCGCCTTCGTCCGCGAGCGCATCGAGACCGACCGGTTCGGCCGGGCGAACGCCGACGTCACCGAGACCGCGCTGCGAGCCGGCCGGCTGTTCGCGCTCATGTTCCCGACGGTCATGCTGATCCTCAACGCCTCGAGCGTCGCCGTCATCTGGTTCGGGGGCATGCGCGTCGAGAACGGCTCCATCCAGGTCGGCACGCTCACCGCATTCCTCAGCTACCTCGCGCAGATCCTCATGTCGGTGATGATGGCCACGTTCATGGCTATCCTGGTGCCGCGAGCGGCCGTCTGCGCCGACCGCATCGGAGAGGTGCTCGCGACCGAGCCGAGCGTCATGGCCGCGGCCGACCCCGTCTCCGAGCTCTCCGGCCGTGGGGCGATCGAGTTGACCGACGTCGAGTTCTCGTACCCGGGGGCGGAGCAGCCGGTGCTGACGGACGTCGACCTCCACATCACACGGGGCACGACGACGGCCGTGATCGGAAGCACCGGGGCCGGCAAGACCACGCTGATCAACCTGCTCCCCCGACTCTTCGACGCCACCGCGGGCACCGTGCAGGTCGACGGAGTCGATGTGCGGCGCCTCGTGCCCGACGTCCTCTGGTCGACGATCGGTCTCGTGCCGCAGAAGCCCTACCTCTTCTCGGGGACCGTGGCGACGAACCTCCGCTACGGCAGACCGGACGCCGACGACGACGAGTTGTGGACGGCCCTCGAGGTCGCCCAGGCTAAGTCGTTCGTCGAGAAGATGGAGGGCGGGCTCGATGCGGCGATCGCCCAAGGCGGCACGAACGTCTCCGGCGGTCAGCGACAACGCCTGGCCATCGCCCGCGCGCTGGTGAAGCGGCCCGAGATCCTGATCTTCGACGACTCGTTCTCCGCCCTCGACCTGGCGACCGATGCTCGGCTCCGAGCGGCGCTCCGCGAGAACATGGCGGGCGCGACCTTCGTCGTCGTCGCCCAGAGGGTGTCGACCGTCCTCGAGGCCGACCAGATCATCGTGCTCGAGAACGGCAGGATCGTCGGTCGCGGCACCCACGACGAGCTCCTCGAGTCGAACGAGACCTACGCCGAGATCGTCTCGTCGCAGCTGACGGCGGAGGAGGCGGCATGAGCACGTCCACTCCCAGCCGCCCGCAGATGCGACGCGGGCCCGGAGGCGGCGGGCCGTTCGGCGGCCAGATGCCGACGGAGAAGTCGCTGGCTTTCGGTCCGAGCGCCAAGCGCCTCCTCCGGCGGCTCGCACCCGAGATGCCGAAGCTCGTCCTCGTGGCCATCCTCGCCGTCGGCAGCGTCGTCTTCACGGTGCTCGGTCCGAAGCTCCTCGGCAACGGGACCAACCTCATCGTCGCGGGCGCCTTCTCCAAAGGCCTGCCCTCGAACCTCACGAAGGCGCAGGTGATCGCCGGGCTTCGTGCCAAGGGGCAGGACCAGTACGCGTCGCTCCTGAGCGGCATGGACCTCACGCCGGGGCACGGCATCGACTTCACCGCTCTGGCCCACGTCCTCCTCGTCGTGCTCGCGCTCTACGTGGTCGCCTCGGGTTTCAGCTGGCTGCAGTCCTACGTGCTCAACGGGGTCGTCCAGCGGACGGTCTTCCGGCTGCGCGCCGACGTCGAGGCGAAGCTGCACCGCATGCCGTTGTCGTACTTCGACCGGACGCCACGCGGAGAGACGCTGAGTCGCGTCACCAACGACATCGACAACGTGTCGCAGACGCTTCAACAGACGATGAGCCAGCTGCTCACCTCGCTTCTCACGGTCGTCGGCGTCCTGGTCATGATGTTCGTCGTGTCGCCGCTGCTCGCGGTGATCGCGCTCGTCACCGTGCCGCTGACGATCATCATCACGACCCTCATCGCCATACGCTCGCAGAAGCTGTTCCTGGCGCAGTGGACCCACACGGGTGCGCTCAACGCCCAGATCGAAGAGGCGTTCAGCGGGCACGCGCTGGTCAAGGTCTTCGGTCGCCACCGCGAGGTCGAGGAGCGCTTCCGCGAGAAGAACGACGAGTTGTATCGGGCGAGCTTCGGCGCCCAGTTCGTGTCCGGCATCATCATGCCCGCGATGATGTTCGTCGGGAACCTCGTGTTCGTCGCCATCGCCGTCGTCGGCGCCCTCCGGGTCGCCGCCGGGGCGATGCAGATCGGCGACGTGCAGGCGTTCATCCAGTACTCGCGGTCGTTCACCCAGCCCCTCACGCAGCTCGGCTCCATGGCGAACGTGCTGCAATCGGGCGTCGCCTCCGCTGAGCGGGTCTTCGAGGTGCTCGATGCCCAGGAGCAGTCGGCGGATCCAGCGGATCCTGCGACCGCGCCGGAGACACGGGGGCGACTCGCCTTCGAGGACGTGTCGTTCCGGTACGTCCCCGACAAGCCGCTCATCGACGACCTGTCGCTGGTCGCGGAGCCCGGGCAGACCGTCGCCATCGTCGGCCCGACGGGTGCCGGCAAGACGACGCTCGTCAATCTGATGATGCGCTTCTACGAGGTCGATGCCGGGCGGATCACGCTCGACGAAGTCGACGTCGCGAGCATGGCGCGCGACGACCTGCGGCGTCGCATGGGAATGGTGCTGCAAGACACCTGGCTGTTCTCGGGCACCATTCGCGACAACATCGCGTACGGCCGCCCGGAGGCCAGCGAGAGCGAGATCGTCGCCGCGGCCGAGGCCACCTATGTCGATCGGTTCGTGCGGTCGCTGCCCGACGGCTACGACACCGTGCTGGACGACGAGGGCTCGAACATCAGCGCCGGCGAGAAGCAGCTGCTCACCATCGCCAGAGCGTTCCTGAGCCGGCCGAGCGTCCTGATCCTCGACGAGGCGACCTCGTCGGTCGACACCCGGACGGAGCTTCTCGTTCAACAGGCCATGAGCGCACTCCGTCAGGGACGCACCAGCTTCGTCATCGCGCACCGGCTGTCGACCATCCGAGACGCAGACCTGATCCTCGTCATGGAGTCCGGCAGCATCGTCGAGCAGGGGTCGCACGCTGAGCTCCTCGCCGCCGGGGGCGCGTACTACTCGCTCTACAACGCTCAGTTCGCGGGGGCGCTCGTCGACGACGAGTAGCGGGTCGCCCGCCGTCTTCCGGCTCGTGCTCGGTCGGGGGCCGGTGGGGCACCGCCGCCGGTACGGCGACGACGGCACTCCCGCTAGCCCTTGATCAGGGCGACCAGCAGCCTCGCGAGACCGACGACGAGAATCGCCGCCTGCATCTTCGAGACCGATCGCCTGGGCCGGCGCCTCGTGTCTTCATCAGACATGGGCGTCCACCTCCTGGTGTCAGGTCGGCCACACCGAGAGGAGCCAGGGATGAACACCTCCTGCCCACGAATGTCCGACTGGATGCCGGTTGCGATCGCGAAGCAGTCGGTATTAGAATTCCGGTGATGTTACCGGGGATCTTGTTCATCCCTAGCTCCACATCGGAAGGTAATGCGAGGCCCGGATCTGTTGCTGCAGATTCGGGCCTCGATCATTCCCAGGAAGCTTCTCCGACCGCTCCGCTTCCCGCAATCAGACTATCGAGTCGCGGACTCATATTCCAGACTTCAGCCGACCGTTTCCGGCCGGAAAGAGCGGAGCGCGATAAGTCAGGGTCGTGGGTAGCGGGTCCACGAGTTCGAGGGAGGCGCCGCCGAAACGCCACAGGCGATTGAAGAGGTAGACGCCGATCGTGGTGCCCGACCGGACCTGCCACGTGCCGCGGCCCCACTGCGCCGGCTGCCCGCGCCCGTCGATCACGACGGTCGGTTTCGGATACCAGCCGATGCTCGGCTTCTCGAGCACGAGTTCGATGCGGACGACGTCTTCGGGCGGCACCCTCCGACCCTACAGCCTCACCCCGACCCACGCGGTCGACCCATTCTTCACCGTTCGCCCCGACGAGCGAAGCGAAGTCGTGAGCGCCGCAGGCGCGACGCGAGCGGCAGCTGCGGCCGGCGTCGAACAGTCAACGCGCGGCCCCGACGAGCGAAGCGAAGTCGTGAGCGCCGCAGGCGCGACGCGAGCGGCAGCTGCGGCCGGCGTCAAACAATCGCCGTGCGGCCCTGCCGCCCGCGAGCGGAGCGAGCCAAACCAGCACTACGAGAAATGGCCCCACCCGTAGGGGTGGAGC is from Frondihabitans australicus and encodes:
- a CDS encoding ABC transporter ATP-binding protein, whose protein sequence is MSTSTPSRPQMRRGPGGGGPFGGQMPTEKSLAFGPSAKRLLRRLAPEMPKLVLVAILAVGSVVFTVLGPKLLGNGTNLIVAGAFSKGLPSNLTKAQVIAGLRAKGQDQYASLLSGMDLTPGHGIDFTALAHVLLVVLALYVVASGFSWLQSYVLNGVVQRTVFRLRADVEAKLHRMPLSYFDRTPRGETLSRVTNDIDNVSQTLQQTMSQLLTSLLTVVGVLVMMFVVSPLLAVIALVTVPLTIIITTLIAIRSQKLFLAQWTHTGALNAQIEEAFSGHALVKVFGRHREVEERFREKNDELYRASFGAQFVSGIIMPAMMFVGNLVFVAIAVVGALRVAAGAMQIGDVQAFIQYSRSFTQPLTQLGSMANVLQSGVASAERVFEVLDAQEQSADPADPATAPETRGRLAFEDVSFRYVPDKPLIDDLSLVAEPGQTVAIVGPTGAGKTTLVNLMMRFYEVDAGRITLDEVDVASMARDDLRRRMGMVLQDTWLFSGTIRDNIAYGRPEASESEIVAAAEATYVDRFVRSLPDGYDTVLDDEGSNISAGEKQLLTIARAFLSRPSVLILDEATSSVDTRTELLVQQAMSALRQGRTSFVIAHRLSTIRDADLILVMESGSIVEQGSHAELLAAGGAYYSLYNAQFAGALVDDE
- a CDS encoding ABC transporter ATP-binding protein; the encoded protein is MLLALLLRFLRPHRRLLAGVVVFQLAQSIASLYLPTLNADIIDDGIAKGDTGYILRIGGVMLLITLAQIACSILAVWFGARAAMRTGRDLREAVFVRVGAFSEREVTRFGPPSLITRNTNDVQQVQMLVLMSCTLLVSAPILCIGGIILAIQQSPGLSWIIAVSVPVLLVCVGLIITRMVPQFRRMQARIDTVNRVLREQLTGIRVVRAFVRERIETDRFGRANADVTETALRAGRLFALMFPTVMLILNASSVAVIWFGGMRVENGSIQVGTLTAFLSYLAQILMSVMMATFMAILVPRAAVCADRIGEVLATEPSVMAAADPVSELSGRGAIELTDVEFSYPGAEQPVLTDVDLHITRGTTTAVIGSTGAGKTTLINLLPRLFDATAGTVQVDGVDVRRLVPDVLWSTIGLVPQKPYLFSGTVATNLRYGRPDADDDELWTALEVAQAKSFVEKMEGGLDAAIAQGGTNVSGGQRQRLAIARALVKRPEILIFDDSFSALDLATDARLRAALRENMAGATFVVVAQRVSTVLEADQIIVLENGRIVGRGTHDELLESNETYAEIVSSQLTAEEAA